In one Saccharibacillus brassicae genomic region, the following are encoded:
- a CDS encoding GH1 family beta-glucosidase, whose translation MTIFQFPKDFKWGTATAAYQIEGAAQEGGRGPSIWDTFARTPGRVYNGDNGDVACDSYHRYEEDVELMRELGINTYRFSISWSRIIPDGDGEINQEGLDYYHRFVDKLLEAGIEPFCTLYHWDLPQTLQDVGGWENRRSIDAFVKFSEVMYREFNGKIRYWLTFNEPWCIAFLSNVIGVHAPGKQDLQAGLDVAHNLLVAHGKSVSKFRELGVDGKIGIAPNVAWAVPYSKTEADQGAADRNIQVFSDWFLDPIYKGSYPKPLYDWFEQSGHVPPIHEGDMEAIAQPIDHIGINYYAMSVNRFNPDGGYLQMEEVDMGLTKTDIGWPVESRGLYDVIHYLQKYGNIDIYITENGACINDDIVNGKVNDTRRISYLQQHIAQVHRVIADGINLKGYMAWSLMDNFEWAEGYRMRFGLVHVDYRSLKRTPKESFYWYQNLVKNNWMETRKD comes from the coding sequence ATGACTATTTTCCAATTCCCGAAAGATTTCAAATGGGGCACGGCTACGGCCGCCTACCAAATCGAAGGAGCCGCGCAGGAAGGCGGCCGCGGCCCGTCGATCTGGGATACGTTCGCCCGCACCCCGGGCCGGGTCTACAACGGCGATAACGGCGACGTCGCGTGCGACAGCTACCACCGCTACGAAGAAGACGTCGAGCTCATGAGAGAACTCGGCATCAACACGTACCGCTTCTCCATCTCCTGGTCGCGCATCATTCCGGACGGCGACGGCGAGATCAACCAGGAAGGACTGGATTACTACCACCGCTTCGTCGACAAGCTGCTGGAAGCCGGCATCGAGCCGTTCTGCACGCTGTACCACTGGGATCTGCCGCAGACGCTGCAGGATGTGGGCGGCTGGGAAAACCGCCGCAGCATCGACGCTTTCGTCAAGTTCTCCGAAGTGATGTACCGCGAGTTCAACGGCAAGATCAGATACTGGCTGACGTTCAACGAGCCGTGGTGCATCGCCTTCCTGTCGAACGTGATCGGCGTCCACGCGCCGGGCAAGCAGGATCTGCAGGCCGGCCTCGACGTGGCGCACAACCTGCTCGTCGCCCACGGCAAATCCGTGTCCAAGTTCCGCGAACTCGGCGTCGACGGCAAGATCGGCATCGCGCCGAACGTAGCCTGGGCCGTGCCGTATTCCAAGACCGAAGCCGATCAAGGCGCCGCGGACCGCAATATCCAGGTCTTCTCCGACTGGTTCCTCGACCCGATCTACAAAGGCAGCTATCCGAAGCCGCTGTACGACTGGTTCGAGCAGTCCGGCCACGTGCCGCCGATCCACGAAGGCGACATGGAAGCGATCGCGCAGCCGATCGACCATATCGGCATCAACTATTACGCGATGAGCGTCAACCGGTTCAACCCGGACGGCGGCTATTTGCAGATGGAAGAAGTCGACATGGGACTGACCAAGACCGATATCGGCTGGCCGGTCGAATCGAGAGGCCTCTATGACGTCATCCATTACCTGCAAAAATACGGCAACATCGACATCTACATTACCGAAAACGGCGCCTGCATCAACGACGACATCGTCAACGGCAAAGTCAACGATACGCGCCGCATCTCGTACCTGCAGCAGCATATCGCGCAGGTGCACCGCGTCATCGCCGACGGTATCAACCTCAAAGGCTACATGGCCTGGTCGCTCATGGACAACTTCGAGTGGGCCGAAGGCTACCGGATGCGGTTCGGTCTCGTGCACGTGGACTACCGTTCCCTGAAGCGCACGCCGAAAGAAAGCTTCTACTGGTACCAGAACCTGGTGAAGAACAACTGGATGGAGACCCGCAAAGACTAG